From one Triticum urartu cultivar G1812 chromosome 3, Tu2.1, whole genome shotgun sequence genomic stretch:
- the LOC125545167 gene encoding U-box domain-containing protein 16-like, whose translation MAKPRAVVTAAAPSTSYASAFLPPPASPCDGDLLRSLHRLARDLSAADAPAPFLRAAFASVSRRARLLAAAFDDLLLCAAGEGGLPRSASLCLREVLLVLQRFKAVVADCAARSRTLLLLQSDETDAELRDLHHDLATLLDLLPVVELGLADDVMDLLALASRQCRRCASAAEPEPALKATVLSLIEEIEREIVPERERLEEILEEVGINDPASCSDEIESLEREIGDRASERWTAAMIALVGLLRYAKCVLFSATPRPSDSKADVDVEDDGESPAPPPDLRCPISLDLMRDPVVAASGQTYDRESIDRWFSSGKSTCPKTGQVLANLELVPNKSLKNLISKWCRENGVAMEVCEASKSEQAQAVAANKAALEVARMTASFLVKKLSVSFSPDAANRVVHEIRLLSKSGSDNRAFVGEAGAVPMLVPLLYSEDAGLQLNAVTALLNLSILEANKKRIMHADGAVEAVTHIMSSGTTWRAKENAAAAVLSLASVHTYRRRLGRNPSVVEKLVHLVRTGPTSTKKDALAALLSLAGERENVGKLVEAGVAEAALSAISDEETAAAVLAALAKRGGAEAIVSIDGAVARLVAEMRRGTEWARESATAALVLLCRRLGARAVTQVMGVAGVEWAIWELMGTGTDRARRKAASLGRICRRWAAASAADGERGAECPASSVVPPAMMAS comes from the coding sequence ATGGCCAAGCCGAGAGCGGTGGTgaccgccgccgcgccgtccACGTCCTACGCGTCGGCGTTCCTGCCGCCGCCCGCGTCGCCGTGCGACGGCGACCTGCTCCGCTCGCTGCACCGCCTGGCGCGCGACCTCTCGGCCGCCGACGCGCCCGCGCCCTTCCTGCGCGCCGCCTTCGCGTCCGTCTCGCGGCGCGCCAGGCTGCTCGCCGCCGCCTTCGACGACCTGCTGCTGTGCGCCGCGGGCGAGGGCGGCCTGCCGCGGTCGGCCTCGCTGTGCCTCCGCGAGGTGCTCCTCGTGCTGCAGCGCTTCAAGGCCGTCGTGGCCGACTGCGCCGCGCGGAGCCGcacgctgctgctgctgcagtCCGACGAGACGGACGCCGAGCTGCGCGACCTGCACCACGACCTCGCCACGCTGCTCGACCTGCTGCCCGTCGTCGAGCTCGGCCTCGCCGACGACGTCATGGACCTCCTCGCCCTCGCCTCGCGCCAGTGCCGCCGCTGCGCGTCGGCCGCCGAGCCGGAGCCGGCGCTCAAGGCCACCGTGCTGTCGCTGATCGAGGAGATCGAGCGGGAGATCGTGCCGGAGCGGGAGAGGCTCGAGGAGATCCTGGAGGAGGTTGGCATCAACGACCCGGCCAGCTGCAGCGACGAGATCGAGAGCCTCGAGCGGGAGATCGGCGACCGGGCGTCCGAGAGATGGACTGCCGCCATGATCGCCCTCGTCGGCCTGCTCCGGTACGCCAAGTGCGTCCTGTTCAGTGCCACGCCCCGGCCGTCGGATTCCAAGGCGGACGTCGATGTCGAAGACGACGGGGAGTCGCCGGCGCCCCCGCCGGACCTCCGGTGCCCCATCTCCCTCGATCTAATGCGCGACCCCGTCGTCGCCGCTAGCGGTCAGACCTACGACCGCGAGTCGATCGACCGGTGGTTCAGCTCCGGCAAGTCAACGTGTCCCAAGACGGGGCAGGTCTTGGCCAATCTGGAGCTGGTGCCCAACAAGTCTCTCAAGAACCTCATCTCCAAGTGGTGCCGGGAGAACGGCGTGGCCATGGAGGTCTGCGAGGCCAGCAAGAGCGAGCAGGCCCAGGCGGTGGCCGCCAACAAGGCGGCGCTCGAGGTGGCGCGCATGACGGCGTCGTTTCTGGTGAAGAAGCTCTCCGTCTCATTCTCCCCCGACGCGGCCAACCGCGTCGTCCACGAGATCCGGCTGCTCTCCAAGTCCGGCTCAGACAACCGCGCGTTCGTCGGGGAGGCCGGCGCCGTGCCGATGCTGGTACCCCTGCTCTACTCCGAGGACGCGGGGCTCCAGCTCAACGCCGTGACCGCGCTGCTCAACCTCTCCATCCTCGAGGCCAACAAGAAGCGCATCATGCACGCCGACGGCGCCGTGGAGGCGGTGACCCACATCATGAGCTCCGGCACGACGTGGCGCGCCAAGGAGAACGCCGCGGCGGCCGTGCTCAGCCTGGCGTCCGTCCACACGTACCGCCGCAGGCTCGGCCGGAACCCGTCCGTCGTGGAAAAGCTGGTCCATCTCGTGCGCACCGGGCCGACGAGCACGAAGAAGGACGCGCTGGCGGCGCTGCTGTCGCTGGCGGGCGAGAGGGAGAACGTGGGGAAGCTGGTGGAAGCCGGCGTGGCCGAGGCGGCGCTGTCGGCCATCAGCGACGAGGAGACGGCCGCGGCGGTGCTGGCGGCATTGGCCAAGCGAGGGGGCGCGGAGGCGATCGTGAGCATCGACGGCGCGGTGGCGCGGCTCGTGGCCGAGATGCGGCGCGGCACGGAGTGGGCCCGGGAGTCGGCAACGGCGGCGCTGGTGCTGCTGTGCCGGCGGCTGGGCGCGCGGGCCGTGACGCAGGTGATGGGCGTGGCCGGCGTGGAGTGGGCGATCTGGGAGCTGATGGGCACCGGCACGGACCGCGCCAGGCGGAAGGCCGCGTCGCTGGGCAGGATCTGCCGGCGGTGGGCGGCCGCGTCCGCCGCCGACGGGGAGCGGGGCGCCGAGTGCCCCGCCTCCAGCGTGGTGCCGCCGGCCATGATGGCCTCCTAG